From Candidatus Tisiphia endosymbiont of Melanophora roralis, a single genomic window includes:
- a CDS encoding tetratricopeptide repeat protein, protein MNKYLTLTILLIMHSTSLAVERISNLVIPVSYFVNHVRQLEELKDNLNKYRQASIIGTSGIGKTQLVRTYAYDNKTTYNIIWFFDCNQDINIEFTKLAKQLNKNNISEDADLAKRDVMDYLVTQDKWLLVFDNLKIGENKKIQDLIDWEHNGNIIFCSQDGKILPNTIEMTLFVNSDAITLTTNLLNNPDKKDIKFLVEAFNGYPILIVQGTQLLNQVKGLGREEYKKKIYQSADKIKLNIELAMQELTPSAVQLLKKIALINNQAFSKQLLVIITDHPNTIDDDIFQLSKFVLISNIDSDQDNPVFEMHDVIAQKTIKINGYQDNKVYLEYIIDKITKAIPNNGKQPPEHTFRSGKTINENLKIITDYQQSYNLSIYKLLPLNLQLFINYINMFQFYEAEKLFNWFDELDKKEILKLWLMNNEEKLFYARYLGVIGGYYKIRLANWYKALEYSLRANQVLEKVEGYQAIKCNVLYNIASTRISLGQINEAQSEINAIEKNTNFIGLGQVTRIMKSKLYHYIGNEQQALEECDKEIMQISRSGTRLNDVLYFSNNYILKAEILNSLGRYQEAYVQIQQLYDTHKLVTKEHCEVFGRIFTQMARSELGLGEINKALEHAKKAIIIFLADEKRNPKNTTYLIDPDLAASYVVQGDILFALNKLEEAITSYRQAYGIYFYLYKDRRKNVAYTSYLYLQGAKAACKKQDFRIYKDFGKSQVEEFGVDHPNTIAMFEYCKQYGMNLER, encoded by the coding sequence ATGAATAAATATTTAACATTAACAATATTATTAATCATGCATAGTACATCTCTAGCAGTAGAACGAATATCTAATCTTGTAATACCAGTAAGTTATTTTGTTAATCATGTTAGACAGCTAGAAGAACTTAAAGATAATCTAAATAAATACCGACAAGCTAGTATTATTGGTACTAGTGGCATAGGTAAAACACAACTTGTTAGAACATACGCTTATGACAATAAGACCACTTACAACATCATTTGGTTTTTTGATTGTAATCAAGATATTAATATAGAATTTACTAAATTAGCTAAACAGCTTAATAAGAATAATATATCAGAAGATGCTGATCTAGCTAAGAGAGATGTAATGGATTATTTAGTAACTCAAGATAAATGGTTATTAGTTTTTGATAATTTAAAAATTGGAGAAAATAAAAAAATTCAAGATTTAATCGATTGGGAACATAATGGCAATATTATATTTTGCTCTCAAGATGGTAAGATATTACCAAATACCATAGAGATGACTTTATTTGTTAATAGTGATGCTATTACTTTAACAACTAATTTATTAAATAATCCAGATAAGAAAGATATTAAGTTTTTAGTAGAAGCTTTTAATGGGTATCCAATACTAATAGTTCAAGGAACTCAATTGTTAAATCAAGTTAAGGGTTTAGGTAGAGAAGAATATAAGAAAAAGATTTACCAATCGGCTGACAAGATCAAGCTGAATATCGAATTAGCAATGCAAGAGTTAACACCTTCAGCTGTTCAATTACTTAAAAAAATAGCTTTAATAAATAATCAAGCTTTTTCCAAGCAATTACTTGTTATTATTACCGATCATCCAAATACCATAGATGACGATATTTTCCAGTTATCAAAATTTGTATTAATTTCTAATATTGACTCAGATCAAGATAATCCTGTTTTTGAGATGCATGATGTTATAGCTCAGAAAACAATAAAGATTAATGGTTATCAGGATAATAAAGTTTATTTAGAATATATTATTGATAAAATCACTAAAGCTATACCTAATAATGGTAAACAGCCTCCGGAACATACTTTTCGTAGTGGTAAAACAATAAATGAAAATTTGAAAATCATTACAGACTATCAGCAAAGTTATAATCTTAGCATATACAAGTTACTGCCACTCAATTTACAATTATTTATAAATTATATTAATATGTTTCAGTTTTATGAGGCAGAAAAATTATTTAATTGGTTTGATGAATTAGATAAAAAAGAGATATTGAAATTATGGTTAATGAATAATGAAGAAAAATTATTTTATGCTAGATATCTAGGAGTGATCGGAGGGTATTATAAAATTAGACTGGCGAATTGGTATAAAGCTTTAGAATACTCCTTAAGAGCTAATCAAGTGTTAGAAAAAGTAGAAGGTTATCAAGCTATTAAGTGTAACGTTCTTTACAATATAGCAAGTACTCGTATTTCATTAGGTCAAATTAACGAAGCTCAAAGTGAGATTAATGCAATAGAAAAGAATACTAATTTTATAGGTTTAGGGCAAGTAACGCGTATAATGAAATCAAAGTTATATCATTATATTGGTAATGAGCAACAAGCGTTAGAGGAATGTGATAAAGAGATAATGCAAATCTCTAGAAGTGGTACTCGACTCAATGATGTGTTGTATTTTTCTAATAATTACATATTAAAAGCTGAAATATTAAACTCACTTGGTAGATATCAAGAAGCCTATGTACAAATACAACAGTTATATGATACTCATAAACTAGTAACAAAAGAGCATTGTGAAGTATTTGGTCGCATTTTTACTCAAATGGCAAGATCTGAACTTGGATTAGGAGAAATCAATAAAGCCTTAGAACACGCAAAAAAAGCTATAATAATTTTTCTTGCTGATGAGAAAAGAAATCCTAAAAATACTACCTATCTCATTGATCCTGATTTAGCAGCTAGTTATGTAGTTCAAGGTGATATTTTATTTGCTTTAAATAAGTTGGAGGAAGCTATAACATCTTATAGACAAGCTTATGGTATATATTTTTATCTATATAAGGATAGAAGAAAGAATGTTGCTTATACAAGTTACTTGTACCTTCAAGGTGCTAAAGCTGCATGTAAAAAACAAGATTTTCGTATTTATAAGGATTTTGGTAAATCACAAGTTGAAGAATTTGGAGTAGATCACCCTAACACTATCGCTATGTTTGAATATTGTAAACAGTATGGTATGAATTTAGAGAGGTGA